In Rhinoderma darwinii isolate aRhiDar2 chromosome 9, aRhiDar2.hap1, whole genome shotgun sequence, the following are encoded in one genomic region:
- the LOC142661187 gene encoding IST1 homolog, producing the protein MWSYKSHDPHPTMTSRHRTRAPLPHHSSKYSHISCQTAQSLDYFLTPVSFLCCYQEKLRGRGNMLKSGFKGERLRVNLRLAINRLKLLEKKKTEMALKARKEIADYLSCRKDERARIRVEHIIREDYMVEAMEILELYCDLLLARFGLIQSMRELDPGLAEAVSTVIWAAPRLTEITELKTVASQLCHKYSKEYGNLCRTNQIGTVSQRLMHKLSTETPPKILVERYLIEIAKNYNVQYEPDARVMAEAPSGFEVDGSHTDFTNNDKKGGPGGWGGGGGGGGDFRSNARGPYPQITETLPDVGIYEECTFIQPPPRGRPPAPGFASSLLKPPGPDTQVFPAQDTAGADTEPGTQWNPNNIPANYDHLSLPKLPSVPVSPARMSPNTDPSPYEDIDFEDLSKRLEDLKKKT; encoded by the exons ATGTGGTCATACAAATCACATGATCCCCACCCAACGATGACATCACGGCACAGAACACGTGCCCCGCTCCCTCACCACAGCAGTAAATACTCTCACATATCCTGCCAAACAGCTCAGAGCCTGGACTACTTCCTGACGCCGGTCTCATTCCTCTGCTGCTACCAGGAGAAGCTCAG AGGAAGGGGCAACATGTTGAAGTCAGGGTTCAAGGGTGAGCGCCTCCGGGTCAATCTGAGACTTGCTATAAACCGTCTGAAGTTgctggaaaagaaaaaaa CTGAAATGGCACTGAAAGCTCGGAAGGAGATTGCAGATTATTTATCATGCCGAAAGGATGAAAGAGCGCGGATCAGGGTAGAGCATATAATCCGGGAGGATTATATGGTAGAGGCCATGGAGATCCTGGAGCTGTACTGTGACCTACTACTGGCACGATTTGGATTAATTCAGTCAATGAG GGAGCTGGATCCAGGTCTGGCGGAAGCCGTGTCCACTGTGATCTGGGCTGCCCCGCGTCTGACAGAAATCACTGAATTAAAGACA GTGGCCAGTCAACTCTGTCATAAATACAGCAAAGAATATGGAAATCTCTGTAGGACAAACCAGATTGGAACAGTCAGTCAAAGA CTGATGCATAAATTAAGCacagaaacacctccaaaaatccTGGTGGAGAGATACCTGATTGAGATTGCCAAAAATTATAACGTCCAATATGAGCCAGATGCAAGAGTAATG GCTGAAGCACCTTCTGGATTTGAAGTTGATGGAAGTCACACAGATTTTACAAACAATGACAAAAAAGGAGGACCTGGCGGCtggggaggtggaggaggaggaggtggtgatTTCAGAAGCAATGCCAGGGGGCCATATCCCCAGATAACC gaaacGCTTCCTGACGTAGGAATCTATGAGGAGTGCACATTTATACAGCCGCCTCCAAGGGGGAGACCTCCTGCCCCAGGCTTTGCTTCATCCTTG CTGAAACCCCCTGGACCAGACACACAGGTTTTTCCTGCACAGGACACTGCTG GTGCTGACACCGAACCCGGAACCCAATGGAATCCAAACAACATCCCTGCAAATTATGACCATCTATCATTACCAAAGCTTCCTTCTGTACCGGTCAGCCCCGCCCGGATGTCACCAAATACTGACCCCTCTCCATACGAGGATATAGACTTTGAAGATCTGTCGAAAAGACTGGAGGACCTGAAAAAGAAGACGTAA